The DNA sequence TGATGATTTCTCTATCACAAATATAGTTTAGCACAAATAGAAATGAAATCGACCAGGTCACATGCCAAGTACCAGATGTTTTTATCGTATGGCTTTTGCCGACTTTCATGAAACATTGATAAAAAATTCACCATGTGATCCTGGTCTCACTCTTCTACCAAGCTTCAATACATACCTTGCGTAAGGTCATGAGACACTCTGAGTCCTTGCTTTTCTGCAATGGCACAACCATTTGATCACTCTCGCATTGCGCATCACGATGGACTGGGATTGGTCGGGTAGACGACTGGTAAGATGGCGCCGTAGTAGTCCGTCATCGCTGACCTTACTTCCCTGCGATATATTGTCAGATTCATTACTGTACATGGAGTCACTGTCGTAGTATTTCATTTCATGCATAGGATGGAATGCCTCTTCTTCTGTTGGACTATGCGAGTCTATCCTTTTCAGAACGCTCTCGTCAAGTCCCATTCGATCAAAAAATCTATCTAGATCCGAGTGCGCTTTGTGCAAATACGGCGGGTCAAGATCAGAGCATGAGCGACGCATTTGGGTCCCACGTTGGAAGCCATCAGTGGGACGATTATTATTCAGATTCGGGGAATGACATGACTTGATTTGGTCGGCAGATTGTTGGTCGGGATCTTCATacacaaacaacttctttctcgACTCTCTTGCAGATTTTCTGTGGTGTTTTGATTCCCTTATCGGGTCTGCTTTAGGCGTTTCGTATTTGTGGGAGCTCTTGTCTCGCACCGCTGCAGCAGATGCGGAAGGAATGTCTTCGCTGTCAGTACTAATTTGCTTGTGTTTCCTGCTGGAATACTTCTGATGTGATCTCTCGTGACTTTTTACCTCAGTTTTAGACACACTTTTCTGTTTGCCAGGACTGTCAATAACATTTTCTTTACGAGAAGGCTTATCTGTCGAACGTTTCTTATCAAAATCGTCTTCATCATCATATTCCACTTCAACATCGATAGATATAGGTAGATTGTCTATTGCACCAATTTCAGTTTTAACACCAGAGCCTAACATGATTGCCGTCATTCGAGAGTATTTCTCTTTCGTGCTGGATGATGGCGAATCCTCCAATCCAGTCGAGTCAAGTTTCTTACTAGCCGTCGGTGATTCACCTAAAGCACAGGGTGTTTCTATAATGAACAATTCATTTTGTATTTTGTCACACGTTTCTTTGAATTCGTTAGTAGCCTCAGATGTCGATGCTAGTCTGGCATCCATGGAATCAAAACTGGACTTTGTGTCCTTTCTTTGAACAGGAGTAGAACTAGTTTTATTCTTGATTTTTGAAGAGTCTGTTGTCGGCTTGGATGTACGCACAACTTGTATAGGAACAGGCATATCTCTTCTTTCCACAATTACATTTCCTTTACTAGAAACCTTTGATTTCTCCGGAGATTTTTCTGAAGAATGTTCTTTTCCTTTGTTTTTATGTCTAGTTGGAGCACTTCCACGTCTAGGAAGTCCCCAATCTTCATTTATACTGTCTTTAGAATAACTTCGACTACTACGACTTCGTACAAATTTTCCATCACCTAGACTGTCCGGATCTGGACTGTCAAAACTAGAAGAGTCTTCTGTGTCGCATAGAGATAGTAATTGTTCTTGTAGTCGCCGAATTCTGCTGCCTCGAGGGCTTCCTAGACAAGGGCTGCTTGAACGTGGACTACTTGTGTCTGTATTTTTGGTGCTATCGTAACTTTGAGTTTGTGCACTTTCCTGGGAGCTCCCTAGATGCATTCTATACAACGGCCCACTCGATTTACTCCTACCTTGATGCTGAGGTGAATGCTTACTTGATCGGTAATTGTTCTCTTTCGTGCTCTCAACATTTCTAGATTTATCCGCTGTTTTTCGATTCTTGGTTCTACCTCTTGTAGGACTCTCGTTGTTTTTCACACCATTAGATGTATTGTTGTGGTCTACGTTGGTTTGGTTATCTTTCGACTGCACTAGTAATAGCCTAACCTTAGCACTTAGACTTGAGTCTGTGTTCGTTTCTTCCGATTGATTCGATAATTGGGTTTGAACTCGAGGCCTCTCTGAATGTCTGCTGATATGATTTGAATAACTCGTCACTTTTCCCATTGTATACTTATCAACTTGTTCAACTTTTCCACGGATAGCCCTCTTTGGGTCTTTCCTTTCATACACAGTACTCCCACTGACATTATTCATGTTGCTATCCACTACTTTTACTTTTGCACGAATTGGCGCTTGAGAGCTCTGGTTCCCTGGTCGGTTCCCATCGTCTCCTTGCTCCTTTGTCTTTCCTGTATTGTAATTATTAATCAATTGCACTTTCAATGGTTTACTCAATTTGGCATGTTGTTGTGATGTACTCCCGCCATCAGTGAGTTTCACTTTCACTGCAGTCGGTGTAGTGTGGTTATTAGAATTTGTGTTACATTCTTCCGTATTATCAATAAGCTTAACTTTTGGGGGTGGATTTCCTTTCTTGCCATTTTCTTTTTTCCCATTTTCTTCACAGTCTAAATCAGCAGTGAGTTTCTCCCATGCTTTAGCTATACTAGCTGCTTTGAGTTTCACGCTGTTACTGTCCACCACTCGTTGTGTGCTATCAGTCTCATCGCTAAATTGAGGATGCACGTCCGGCTGTTTTCTCACTCCATTTCTGTGACTATCAAAAATACTGCTAACGTTCTCCCACGACTTTGCCGCTTGTTTCACGCTGATCCGTTTGAACGGCATCTCGTCCGAATCGCTGCAAGATTTATTCGATGGTGACACGCAACGTTTCGGTTTCTTTGGGATCTGAGGCGGCGATCTCTTACCAAATGGTGGTATCCTATTGGTGGGATTATTCTCATAACCGTTTTGTCCGTTACTATAATGACTGATCAAGTTTCCTACGCTCCTCATCTCCTCCTCCGATTTACTAATCCTCTTTCCATCACCCGACGCGGTGACATCAAATTTCTTCAAATCCGTATCATGTCTGTGATTGTTTGTATCAGAGATATCTCCAGCAGCCGCATGCTCTGCATTTTGCGATTTTGCTCGACGTTCCGTTCTATTCCGTTTCTTCGGACTAGAGAGTAATTTTTGCACCATTTCTTGAGTTGTTTCTTTTCCACCTGCATGACTTGTTACTCTTTCTTGAGACTCACTTTCCTTACTGACACTTCTCACATACTGCGTCCTGGTTTCTGCCAACCTTTCAGCGGCGCTTTTATGCGATTGAACGTGCCCGCGATCCTGGCCCATCTGGTCGCGGAAATACTCCGGGCCTTTGTTCAAAATTCGCAGGGGGAACTTTGTGTACGTTGAGGGAAGCGAAGCAACAGCCATTTTGTTGTTATTGGTGTTCGTCGAAACTGGTACTGGTAATCTAGATTTGGGACGGGTTGACctcatctggggtcaaaggtcatggtaaTGGGATAACTATCTACCACCACTGGTATCCAAGTCTAACAAAGCAATACTATTGTTATTATCCTGACATTATGATAAATTCCAATGTCTCTCCCATTTTAAATCAGTCGTACTACATGTATCCATCCACATATAGACTAATTGTGCAGATCATCGTGATACCACCAATGTCCTTCGTCAGTCAAGGTCCAAACAGTTTCGTAATTCAAACTTTATTCACCGCTTAATTAATCAGCAAATTCCTTATTAATGAAGCTTGCCCTTAGCCTTCCAAAGTAAACCTATTGGCAAAAGTTAATTGAATCTTTAATGAGAAATTAATAGTTCCTTTTCATCACATTAGCATTGTGATCTAGGGCAAACCAGTGAACGGGTCACTTCTCACAATAATAGACAAAATCCTGTTGTAGACACTTGTAAGATTCAGTCAGGCGTGATCCAATGTGGAAGAATTGAAGATTATGTTCCACtggtttcagttcaaaatggttTCCAATTTATAGCTTGGTGGTATAATGGCCCTCTCTTTCACTCAGATGATAAATGTTGACAGTTATATTGAAGACAATCtgcaagaaataaaagagaaTAAAATGATGTTATTAACGTAATAAGAGGGCATTATAATGAGTGTGATACCTTTTGTTAACATCTATTGAGTGTTACAAGGAAGTGATTTAATGCACTAACACCTTGGGCTTATGCTTTGTTAAATGATAAGACTTatattaaaaaaagttaaaagctTTTTAAAAAAGTAGGCCACATTTTACAGGTTTTGCTTTATGCACAGAGGAGTTATGAGAAATTGTTTTGCATAAAACTGTTGCATTGGTATAGTTATTTCATTATGGATGTAAAATCTAGGATAGAATATTGATGACTATTCAGTATTCAGTGGCATAGCTTCATAGCGGCATTGAAAAATCACCAAACTAATGAACATGCCCCCTTAAGGTTAGCGACTATTTTAAacagttgcgatttggtagttcacagcatcttgcgaatggtagtgagctttggcaaaaattgcattgatcatttcatagtgagtgtgtagaagaattcaaatatcacagatatacttttgtaggtcctgtggttcttgagttatgttgtaaagagggctgaaacaacaacacttttataaaacatACATATTATAAACTAAAACAACAAGAAATaaagtaagttttcaaagtatgatttgtataatgaacttttgcaaaacat is a window from the Amphiura filiformis chromosome 12, Afil_fr2py, whole genome shotgun sequence genome containing:
- the LOC140165836 gene encoding uncharacterized protein, which encodes MRSTRPKSRLPVPVSTNTNNNKMAVASLPSTYTKFPLRILNKGPEYFRDQMGQDRGHVQSHKSAAERLAETRTQYVRSVSKESESQERVTSHAGGKETTQEMVQKLLSSPKKRNRTERRAKSQNAEHAAAGDISDTNNHRHDTDLKKFDVTASGDGKRISKSEEEMRSVGNLISHYSNGQNGYENNPTNRIPPFGKRSPPQIPKKPKRCVSPSNKSCSDSDEMPFKRISVKQAAKSWENVSSIFDSHRNGVRKQPDVHPQFSDETDSTQRVVDSNSVKLKAASIAKAWEKLTADLDCEENGKKENGKKGNPPPKVKLIDNTEECNTNSNNHTTPTAVKVKLTDGGSTSQQHAKLSKPLKVQLINNYNTGKTKEQGDDGNRPGNQSSQAPIRAKVKVVDSNMNNVSGSTVYERKDPKRAIRGKVEQVDKYTMGKVTSYSNHISRHSERPRVQTQLSNQSEETNTDSSLSAKVRLLLVQSKDNQTNVDHNNTSNGVKNNESPTRGRTKNRKTADKSRNVESTKENNYRSSKHSPQHQGRSKSSGPLYRMHLGSSQESAQTQSYDSTKNTDTSSPRSSSPCLGSPRGSRIRRLQEQLLSLCDTEDSSSFDSPDPDSLGDGKFVRSRSSRSYSKDSINEDWGLPRRGSAPTRHKNKGKEHSSEKSPEKSKVSSKGNVIVERRDMPVPIQVVRTSKPTTDSSKIKNKTSSTPVQRKDTKSSFDSMDARLASTSEATNEFKETCDKIQNELFIIETPCALGESPTASKKLDSTGLEDSPSSSTKEKYSRMTAIMLGSGVKTEIGAIDNLPISIDVEVEYDDEDDFDKKRSTDKPSRKENVIDSPGKQKSVSKTEVKSHERSHQKYSSRKHKQISTDSEDIPSASAAAVRDKSSHKYETPKADPIRESKHHRKSARESRKKLFVYEDPDQQSADQIKSCHSPNLNNNRPTDGFQRGTQMRRSCSDLDPPYLHKAHSDLDRFFDRMGLDESVLKRIDSHSPTEEEAFHPMHEMKYYDSDSMYSNESDNISQGSKVSDDGLLRRHLTSRLPDQSQSIVMRNARVIKWLCHCRKARTQSVS